The Primulina huaijiensis isolate GDHJ02 chromosome 10, ASM1229523v2, whole genome shotgun sequence region TCCTCTTCCAAGTGTTGATAAGAACAGTGTATCCACCCCTGGCAAAAATGAACATTAAAGTTGACAATTGATTCATTATAAAGAACTTTGGTGCTAAAGTTGAGTATCTGATAAGGCTGTGCGGTCCCATCAATAGTTTGAAGACACTAATAGCGCTATGCAATGACAAAAAATTAGATAAAGGCGACATTTCATTTCATATCTTACAAATTTAGAAGAAAAATAGCCCTTTTAAAAGAACATCAACATCTGTCACACTATATTCCAAGTCCTCGTAATTTAACTTCAAAACACTGCTTTAGCAACCCTTTTTCGCGAATATCAAACCCGTCAAGGATATAAGGTGAACATGATTGCAGAATACAAATAACCTTCTTCCCTAGTTTCAaccattttattgaaaataacataATTCCAAGATCAAAGAATTCAATTCCAGTAATACTGTGAAAGCTCAAAGTGCCAGCTTCGCTAAATTTAACAGCAACAAGCACAAATACACAGCGTTGATTACACAAACTTCCAAAATCATTGAACTAGTATAAAGCTGCACACGATCACCAACTCCAACTATTACTTCAGAACACCAAAGCAATAGAGTACATTTTAAAACAGATACAGAATAACAGAGTACCTggaaggagaagaaacagacgAAGGATAGTGAGGGTTCCATCCCATGAGACACGATAGTCGAGAACTGAGCGAATAAAGAGAAGTTAAGAAGCAGAACAGTAGGAGGAGCTTGTACTTTGCGCCACCGATCAACAGCCGAAATCGGCGGTGCAGGAGCGTCGAGCGGCCAATGTAGACACCTCGATTCGATGCTTTCTCCTTCGCCGGCGAGTAGTCCCCACCGCTCACAGCGGATTCTCTGATGGCGATCAGGTTCGACATTTTTACGTTGTCTATCAAATTGACGGCCACGATCTCTCTTGTTTGGCCATCAATTTGCAGGTGGTACCTGGCCAGCTTCGTCGGTGCTTCAAGCCcaataagataataataataataattaataatattttcattttattacaaCAGTCGGTGGGTGGGGTCGGGATGAGATTTTATTTACAGTcagaaaaatattaaacatattTCAATTCCCATTTAGctcattaatttcaaatataaatcaaatatttatcaaaattattcaaaaaatccattgtgattttttaaaaaaaaacatatggttaattaatgttattttacaatgaattatatgttcaatATCTCTTTATCTCGTAAACTCAGTTTTGAATCTGTCGCACAGAACTTACTAAGTGTAGTTCGCATGATTAACATGATTTGCAGGCTACTGTATTGATTATTTGTGTTAACTCAGAGCACACCAAATCTATCGATAGCGGATTCtcaaattgtaaaaataaaataaagaaaacattcCGGGAAAATCACTTTTCTTCAACATGATAAACCACAAATTTAGAAACCCCAACTTTGAAAATTCTCACATACAAGAGCAAAACAAATTCATTATCTAGGAAACACAACAGGGATTTATAAGAACAAACAAAAAGTGCATTTTAACACAAGAGTTGGGAAatcttttaatgtttttttgaaagattttgttGTTGCGTACATTTACATATCGATGTACTTGGTACAAAAGGGTTTGTTTATTCTCAGTATATACAATGTACGAATCCTATTTGTAAAGAAGAGAAACATGGTTAGAAACGAAAACCATTTTACCagcaaaaattaaataaccaaaTAAAGCCCAAGTTGAATCGAGGGTTCAAGCATTGAACTATATGACACAATATAACTAGTCTCTATGGGTTTAGAAGATTCGTTTCTATATTATCCCCTATGCTGCTGATCAAAAAGTAAACCAAAATCGTAAGAGTTGGCGACTAAAGACGAGCACAACACGAAAGACCTTGTTTCGCTTTAGAGGCATTGCTGATAACTCTAAAGAAAACCCTCAACCCCGCGTCCTGACTGCACCTCACGATAAATATTGAATGCTTCTTCCATAACTTCAGCCTGAGCTAATGTTTGAGCTCTCTTCTTACCAGAAGGATGAGTAGCAAGATAATCTTGTAATTTCGAATCACCCACTATTCTTCCAAACTTCTCATAGACTTGGGGAGCCACACGTGGGTCATATCCAGCTGATGCGATAAGCAGAAGTCCAATATAATCTGCTTCCATTTCCATTCTGGGATTTGGATAAAAAGAAAACTTTAGTTTAATTTTCTTTCCGTTGTCTAGACATCAAATTAAACAAAGCAGTCTAATGATTGACTGGAAAATAAAAAAGAGGTAAACCTTCAGATAAATATCACAAGAACAAGATGGAACAACTTGCTATCAAAGTCGATGCTTGGATGTTCCCCAAGTATTTCCGTGaatctttattttataatataatttgataaGCATTTTATTGCTCAAATAATATTCCAATCACAGAAAAAATCAAACAGTTATGCAAATTGCAGTCAATAAGAATAAAGCAGCCAAATTGTGAGAATACAGGAACTTGCTAGTTCTGAAGAACACAAATAAAACCACAATTGGCTCTCGGATGGCAACCTAAATCAGCCTAAATTAATCGTTGTGCAATATGGTCACATTGCGACTAAATATCCATATGGTCATCATTCATCTATTTGTTTTTCCATTAGATTGGCCAAACTAATGTCTTTATTGATAATTAATTCCGTTTCTCATCAAAAAATTGCCCCAAATAACAAACATGTCTGCTAGCTATGATCTCACAAAGCATTTGTGGTGTCGGTTATTTAAATAGACAACAAAAATACAGCAACAAGGAATCATGACGATCTACAATATAGCACAAAAAATGCGAGTTGAAAATATCTGAATTATTAGAAGTTTAGATGAGGTAAGAAAGGTGGGCTTTAACTTTTACTCAGAACTCCGCTTAAAAGCAGCACAAAGTCACGAAAATGCAGAAACAACGCCTTCTCACAATAGTCAACATCTAGTACAATATACCTTCTAGAGAAAGGAAGCCTTAGGAGCAGATTTGACATTGTGTTCACAAAATCAGGCATGAAAAACTGATAAAGAATCAACTGTAATATGGTCAACCAGAGGTTTTTAGATATCTGTTCAGCCGAATGCCTTGCAATAGCATGACTAACCTATAAAGTCAAAAACAAAGCAgattatatcaataataaacaaaaaaacataACCAAGATATAGAATCACAGGAAGCAACACACAAGGCGAGAAGAGAAATCACCTCGAATGAAAAAAGATGTATAATTCTAAGGTAGCCcagcaaaatattttttgtcaaCAATATGACCATACACACAAGAACATGTGTACCTCATGCCCAATAATAGGGgctttttaattgtttatagcATATATGATAAAAGATTAATaaaataagttaaaaaaaaattttaacaaacTAATGTGTCACGCCATTAGATCTAATGGcgtgacttttttttttaaaaaaaaaaaaaaagcaagtcacgccatcaCCAATGGCGTGActtgcaaaattaattttttttaaaaaagttgcaaaattaattttttttaaaaagcaagtcacgccatctccaatggcgtgacttgcttaactatcattttttttaatatgtcaCGCCTAGTAAATAGGTGTgacttgttgaattttttttaaaataattgttggACGTTTGCGGCAAAGAACCGTGGCATGTGAAATACTGATAACCCTATACTCAATAATGCATacatcttttttttcttttacaaagaagacgataaaaaaaaattttgaattcaaatttgCGTGATAAAGTGATGTGATGTATCACTGATAAGTATTAACATGGTGTGTTTTTTATCTGATGAAAATTTGCTTATATATCATTCCTGTAGATTTTCGTTCGATGTTTGATCAAGTAATTGCAGCACAAGAGGTCTGTATGTTTTAAATTAAGTTTGTGGTTTAATGTTTGATTAAAAtcgttaatttatttatttgtaattatatatttgcagataaaattttaatttggaaCTTCTATTTGAGGTACGTgttgatttaaattaatttacttgattattcgaatataaattatgaatttttcatcatcttacattttgagtttatgattaaaatgtttaattatgtttctatttattattagttatttttattaatttatattatgcaaatgataataaaaatacttattgttgttgttttatacaggtagtatataaaaaaattagtgtaacgatttatttattttacaccagtaatataaatgtttttattataaatacggttaatattgtttttaattacttaaatgtaaataaatattacaataaatttcatatgttattattttatttgacatgcgtagtatcaaaaatttatattataaaaaNNNNNNNNNNNNNNNNNNNNNNNNNNNNNNNNNNNNNNNNNNNNNNNNNNNNNNNNNNNNNNNNNNNNNNNNNNNNNNNNNNNNNNNNNNNNNNNNNNNNNNNNNNNNNNNNNNNNNNNNNNNNNNNNNNNNNNNNNNNNNNNNNNNNNNNNNNNNNNNNNNNNNNNNNNNNNNNNNNNNNNNNNNNNNNNNNNNNNNNNNNNNNNNNNNNNNNNNNNNNNNNNNNNNNNNNNNNNNNNNNNNNNNNNNNNNNNNNNNNNNNNNNNNNNNNNNNNNNNNNNNNNNNNNNNNNNNNNNNNNNNNNNNNNNNNNNNNNNNNNNNNNNNNNNNNNNNNNNNNNNNNNNNNNNNNNNNNNNNNNNNNNNNNNNNNNNNNNNNNNNNNNNNNNNNNNNNNNNNNNNNNNNNNNNNNNNNNNNNNNNNNNNNNNNNNNNNNNNNNNNNNNNNNNNNNNNNNNNNNNNNNNNNNNNNNNNNNNNNNNNNNNNNNNNNNNNNNNNNNNNNNNNNNNNNNNNNNNNNNNNNNNNNNNNNNNNNNNNTTTTTTTTATAGGAATGGACAGTGTGCCGGTGCTTTTATTCGTAGGTGGTAATGTTATTATAGGACATCACACCGTAAAATATAGTACCACTGCATTGAGGGCAACACGAATACCAAGATCTATTAATTTGCATGAGTTGAAAGAAATAGTATACCGTCTGACAAATAttgaaagttcaaaatttaatttaaaattgtcaacaaaatattcctACATGGATAAGTCACATTGCGTAGAAGTGCATCTTGACATCAATGATGACAACAATTTACAGTTTATGCTGGATTCTATTAACGAAATGCGGTGTATTGAATTGTATATCGAAAAGGATTTCATTGAGCACAATGTAGATGTTGAGGTTCCTGAATCATACATTCCATGTATAACTGAAGGGTTCGATTCGATGGGATTTCATGATGAAGCTGGTACTTCCGCTGCTGCTTTTTTCGAACCAATAGATGAAAATCGATTTAATTCACATGATTGGACTGGGGGATGGGATCGGTATATTACTGACACCGTAGAAGAAAATTTTAGTTGGCCGATTTCCGCACGAGGATGGGATTCTGGTGCAAGAGGATGGTACTCAGTTGACACAAATCATGTAGGTTTGGATTGTTCACCGAGTGCTGGATCGGGTCATGGACTGACACCTGTCGTACATGATGAACAAAGATCACGTGAGTTGTCATTAGATGTTCACCTTGACGCCACTGAAATATTTACTGAACCTGATACAACTACAAGTGAAACAGATGAAGATGAGCATGAAGACGAAAATGCCACATTTGCTGATATTGGTCCATCTCATACCAACACCAGTGATCATATGCATGCATATCCTTTTGAAGGCATTTCAAATCTTGAACACCGACCTGATGCATTACCATTTTTTTTCCCGCCTGTCGGTCAATCTTTATATGACGTACCTCAATTCTTTACTACAATATTTGATGAGCAACGCCCTGATTCTGTTGGAATTCCATCTGCATCGAATTTGAGTTATTACAATGCAGATAGAGGAGAACTTTGCACGAACATggtttttaaagataaaaagcATTTGATAGCAGCAGTGAAGGACTTTTCAGTTAGAATTGCTCGACGTGAGTATCAAGTTGTGGAGAGTACAAAGACTTTGTGGAAAGTTAGTTGTAAAAATAAACACTCAAATATCAACTGTAGGTGGGGTCTTCGTGCATcgttaaaatcaaaattgatGTATTTCAAGATCACGAAATATGGTGGTCCACATACATGTATGTCTAGCCAGGTAGGGTTAGACCACCATAACTTGGACAAAAATATGATTGCAAAAACACTTGTCGGTATAGTTCGGTGTGATCCTTCGTATGTGATTAAATATGTTATCCAGCTTGTGAAAGATCGATATAattatcaaatctcatatggtAAGGCATGGTACAGTTTAAAACGGGCGGTGGAAAATGTATATGGTACATGGGAGAGTTCAGTACGTCTTTTACCAAGCGATGTCCAGTCCCACAATCACGTGGCTTTGGGCTTCGTTTACTTTTACGCACCAACTGTGGGGCTTCAACTTCTTCTTCTACATCTTCTTCTTCGTTAACATTCACTAGAACGTTGGCAGACTCGTTCACATCAATCTTCGTCCTGTTGGAGATGACCGTCAAATAAGAGTTCCGTAAATGAACGTTCGTAAGCCTGCTGTGGagtttgaaattcattatcCGTTCGCGAAGTGCCTGACCCAAAAGAAACATTGAAAGAATCCATATTTGGCCAATTAGCATACGAGGAAGGCACACTATAGGAATGAAGTGGAGCTCGAAATACATAATCTCCATGCGAAGTACCCTCTCCtgaaagttaaaaaaatatgatgtcCAATAAGTACATGGAGGTAGAAATAAACATATACTTcgaaaatataaagaaattgCGTTGATATTTAATAATGTACCATGTGAAGTGGAAGCCCAACCAAGAGTTATGGGCAACTGTGTAGTCGTACCATGCGAAGGATCATCCACTGAaggtgaaataaatatattgttgaATAAGAACCATGAATGTGAAATTAAACAAAGTAGTTAGATAATAAAAACATGTACAATGTTAGGCGTAATAAAATTAGATATATGTGTTTGTTGCTGATAAAGAACAGTAGGATCAATAGGTCCAGCATGTAACGACATCCTACAAtcaataataagaataatatattattattattattattattattattatcatctaTCACTATATTgtataaacaaaacaaatacaatatcaattataaaaaaaatataaaataaaacattaactacaagtaaaaaattataattacactaaaaataatatttttacaatcTACGAGTTTTGAAAATACGaagttattttaataataaaaattaaatacacacacatatttaaattttcgaatctttcttaaagaattaattgaatcTAACGTGTAATTAATAATAACGATTGgaaaatgtattttattaaaatatttgagaatttatttattattattatttttcagaaaaaaaatacaaaagtcacggttttttaagaaaaacaagttcacacaaatataaatacaaaacatattatatttacaATTAGTTTTATCCTAACatatgattataaaaatattataaatattaacaaTAACCAACcaaataaacatataacatTATCGTGGTTCATAATTAACGGATAgcgtattttttaaaaaatagttatttatgttaaaaaaaattataatcaaacatatatcaataattaaaaataatctatttttattaaaataattaaaaaatcatatctattttttaaaaaataattaaaaaatcatcTCCTGAAAGTAACATACGaattacaattaaaatttttttaacgtttttttgtaaaattttaaaaaaatccaaacaaGCATAtgtcaataattaattaataaaactgcaattcattttttttactcTGGTTCTTCAATAACatcacaaattatttttttttaaaaaagtaatcaAGTCACGTGTGCTCCCAAAACAGATAAAACATATGGTTTTAAAGTTATTCACTACCATCCAATTATCAACAAATAAATTTGCAGCTTTTGATCACATTGTATCGATCgatgatataaaaataagtttttttaaaataattaaattaaatttttttatatttttttaataaagtcaCGCCTAGTTGGTAGGCGTGACttctcttttttaaaaaaattattatttttaaacctttttttaaaaaaaatattatttttggaagtCACGCCTACCAATTAGGCGTGACttcccttttttttaaaatccaaatataTGTTTTCAAAAGGAAGTNNNNNNNNNNNNNNNNNNNNNNNNNNNNNNNNNNNNNNNNNNNNNNNNNNNNNNNNaaaaaaaaaacatgtgctgagtcttcgttttttgaaaaatatgcaaaaggtaaaaaaataaattgaaacatatACAAAAAATTACCGATGAAAAAATGAGAAGagtgaatgaaaaatatgaaacgaGTGAATAAAAAGAGAGAATGAATAAGTGTTCAATTTATAgaagaaaatttataatattataataaattcgaaattattaaaaatatggtgGGGCAGTTTTTAACATGTGTTGTGTTGCGGGTCAGAGTTAATGTATCACATCTTTTAACATGTGCTCATTCCGCGTATTTTGCATCAtaaaagcaagtcacgccatgttttttttttaaaaaaataaataaaggcaAGTCACGCCTCTtgcaatatttaaataaaaataatgaaaggtgcctttccattttttttaaaaaaataatagaaagtCACGCCTCTCTTCAAGAGAGGCCCTTCAAGAGACGTGAAACCTtagtttgttaaattttttttacgttattttattaaatcgttAAGAAATTTGTTGTAAACGGTGAAAAAGCCTCCGAGGGCAAACATATATAAGTAAATTTTCATCAGATAAAAAACACATCATGTTAATACTTATCAGTGATACATCACATCACTTTATCACgcaaattttaattcaaatttttttaacgccttttatgtaaaagaaaaaaaatgtatgCATTATTGAGTACAGGGGTTGTCAGTATTTCACATGTCACGGTTCTTTGCCGCAAACGTccaacaattatttttaaaaaaattcaacaagtcACGCCTATTTACTAGGCGTGacatatttaaacaaaaaaaattaaagttaagcaagtcacgccatctccacttgctttttaaaaaaaaattaattttgcaagTCACGCCATTGGAGATGGCgtgactttattttttttaaaaaaaaaaaaagcaagtcacgccatctcCAATGGCGTGACACATTAgtttgttaaaattttttttttaccttttttttattaattcttTGAACCCTAATGCTATCAGGGTGAAGGGGAGGCAAGATTCTACCCTTGAACTCATTCTTTAACTGCTTAAACTGACTCTCTCCCAGCTCTTTCTCTAGACTTCTAGACAAAAGCACAAAATGGGTTCTTTTTGTGTAAGGTACAGTCTTCAAATTCCCAAATTATATGGTGATAGCAACCCCGGATCCAACCAAAACAACAATAAAAGCATTTCTTGGAGAGTACTGAGACCAACGCTTATATCCCCTGGGTTTGAAGTGGTAAATTTGGTTCCTATCTACATAGTAAAATCGTTTTGCCCCATTAAGAAAAGGACTCTTGCACTGGTTTTGCTGCTGCCAATTTTGTAAAGCTGAGTTTCTGAAAAGTGGTTGAGTAAATTCACAAATACTTGAATTCCAAGAACTGGGTGGTCCCATACAAGAGGTGGAAAAATGGGTTCTCGAGAGAGATTCCTTAATGTGGTTTCTGCGTACAGCAATATTCGAATTAAAGCTACGAAAAGCATCGTAAATCAATCTCGACGATCTTCTGCACCATCCCATTATGCAAATCAATCAAAGCTGATGATTAACAGTGAAAATAGAGGTTTTGGGGTCGAGATTTAAATCAAAGGGGCCTATAATCGACGGCTGATACAGAAATTGGTGGGACCACCGAAGATATCCAGAAGCAGCTAATGATTCCATGTGATCGACACAGGACGGAAGAGCTTGAGTTCTTCGTAGATTTACAATGGAATCGAGCAGCTGAGAATTTTTCCTGTTCTAACGGATTAACGAACCAACCGGGCCTGAACATTTTCGGATggatttattattaaataagttGTGTTTTGTGTAATGTAGTTATCTTATTTGGGCATTTTTTCCTTTACTTTTTTTAATACTTAAAATAGGGTGAGCTAACAGCAAAAACTCGTTCTTGATTTTCCAAAAACGCATCGTTTctcattataaaataatttctctaaagAATGTTTTTGTGTTCTTCATTATAAGTAGGTCtattatgagacgatctcacgaatttttatctgtgagacgagtcaaccctaccgatattcacaataaaaagtaatacttttaatataaaaagtaatatatattcatagagacacaaataagagatctgtctcataaaaaacgatctgtgagaccgtctcacacaagtttttgcactCAATTGTATACTTTAATAACATGTCTTACTTCTAAAATGACTTCTCCATAAAATGTTTTTGTCTTCaccataatatattttattaacatATCTTACTTTGACATTGAATAGATAGCGTCATATTCAGATTACATGTCTTCTCGTACATTGATTAAAATAATCGTCATGGaaatatattattcaaaaataataataataatcgaaATATATTAACCAAAAAATTTATGTATGCTCTCTTTTAtagatttattaatatatatatatatatatatatagtatttattatttgggtaaaattatttatttttcgtatatttaaataaaagaccCCAACTTGAAGTACCTCCATTTATTCTTTAATAACaattaattgtattttttgtaaaattttggtGGACAACAAAACGTTAGAAAAATAATCAGTTCTGTAGCTTATAGGGATCGCAGGTACAATCATCATAGACGCAAAATATCATAGAAATTTTACAGTAAGAAAATAAGTTTCTCTTAAAAACAAAAACTGGGATTTtggtccaaaatatttttaaaaagtaacgCTTGAATAAATAGATGTATCAAATAATATCTGACAAGTCAGATCATATGAACTGGATTTTGAAATTATCTTTATAAATATACTTTACTTTTGTTAAGccaagaagaaaataaaataaaatagagaatAATATGTATTAATTAGCCTTCCCACAGGATCAAAgctaatattaatattaaattaaaaaaatacggAGAAAATTGATACAATTCAACCAACCCACTctcaaattaaattaagttaaaacatttattatcatttaaagaaaaaggcaATAAAATGTTATGAGAGCCATTTGGTAATTACTACAAGTTTTCTTCAGTAACACAAAATTGTTATGCCTCAGCAGGGCATGCTGGATTGCCGGTACTCTATTTATACCGGATATGCCTTCACCATCTGTGGTTGGCATTGCCACGACCTCTTCCTCCACCACGGCCTCGCCGGTCGGAAAACCCTCCTTTCCCTCCTCTTCCACCAGAAAATCTACCATTTTGCCTGTCCGGGAAACCACCACGTCCACCACCACCAAATCTTCCACCTCTAGTGGCTGGCTCTCTTTGTTGTAAACTAGGTAATGATTTTACCACCTCCAAGTTCACCCCAGCAGCATTTTCCTGACCTACAACCATCATAATGCCGTAAACCTCAGTTATGTAGCAGCTCAGAGGAATCCAGATTATAAAGCATGTGAACCAAACCAAAACTATTTAGTATTGTTGTGGTTGTTTTGAGGAAAAGTCTTCATAAAAGTGATTCGACAACATGAATTGAGCTCTTGATAAGTGTTTTCAGAAGTTACATTTTTCAACCATAGATTTCACGTAAGTACAAACATGTCGAGTTATTTAATCTTTTTACATAGTTTGTGTTTGTGAGatactttaaaataaataataaattttatta contains the following coding sequences:
- the LOC140985660 gene encoding mitochondrial metalloendopeptidase OMA1-like, with the translated sequence MPDFVNTMSNLLLRLPFSRRMEMEADYIGLLLIASAGYDPRVAPQVYEKFGRIVGDSKLQDYLATHPSGKKRAQTLAQAEVMEEAFNIYREVQSGRGVEGFL